AACGCTTCGCTTTTCGCAGTTCGTTGGGAAATAACCGCAGGCACGGGCCTGGCCCTCCGCTATAGCCCTTTTACCTCAGGCGGCGCCGCATCGGCGCACCGCGGCTTCCGTTGGTCGCCCCGTTTGCCGGCGTCGCCAGGCCTTCGGTTGCAAGGGGCTGCCGCTGCGGTCCCTAACGCAAACCGCTACCGTGGCGTTTGATCAAAACCGGCCACTGAGCAGCGTACCGCCGATAGGTGCTTTGGCTTCGATGCCGAGTTTTTTCATCATTTCATAGGTGGTGCACACGGCGGCTGATGTAACCGGGAGACCCGTGGCTTGTTCCAACAGGTCAATCGCCTCTAACGACGGCATCTGCACACAGGCCGAGGCGACCAATACGTCAACGCCGGTCAGGTCAAGACGTTTGTAGATTTCGAGGAGGTTCATCGGATTCTGGGCCGCGACTTCCAGATTATCGGGGATTTCAAGGGCGATGGAGTCGACGACCTCAAACCCCTGGTGTTCGATATAATCGACCACGAGGTCGGTGAGGGGGCGCATATAGGGCGTGATGACGGCCACTTTTTTGGCGCCGAGGGTTGTAAGTCCATTGATGAGCGCACCGGCGCTGGTTACAATTGGAGTAGGGAAGCCGTTCGCCACGGTTTCCTGGTGGAGGTTGACCTCCGACACGCAATGGTAGCCGCGGCCCATGCTCATGATGGCGACCAGACAGGCGTAGCCCATCACGTCGACGTGGGCGTCAGAGAGCTCGAGGGCACATTTGAGGCTCATGGCGTCCATGGCTTCGAGTTCTTCTTTGGTGACTTTCTTCATGCGCATCCGGCTGGAGTGGAAGGTGAAGCGCTCAGGTAACACGGTCTCCCGCGCGCGAAAAATCGCCGGGATCTCGGTTTCCATGGTGACGTTCGAAGAGGGCACGATCTGCCCGATGCGGTATTTTTTAGGTGCTGTATTCACGGTTGTTCTTTCTTTTTTGTAAAATCGAAGCGGGCAAAGATATTGATCAGGCCGAGAAGAAGGGCTGTTCCGAAGGAAATCTGTAATGATTGTAGGAACGCCAAAGTAAAGCTGAAGTTCTCTTCACTTAGGCCCATAATCAGCGTAAACACCATCAGGCCGAAAAAAAGCCCAAGGCCAACCGCAGAAAAGACCATCCAGAAA
This genomic interval from Flavobacterium sp. HJ-32-4 contains the following:
- a CDS encoding Asp/Glu racemase, whose product is MNTAPKKYRIGQIVPSSNVTMETEIPAIFRARETVLPERFTFHSSRMRMKKVTKEELEAMDAMSLKCALELSDAHVDVMGYACLVAIMSMGRGYHCVSEVNLHQETVANGFPTPIVTSAGALINGLTTLGAKKVAVITPYMRPLTDLVVDYIEHQGFEVVDSIALEIPDNLEVAAQNPMNLLEIYKRLDLTGVDVLVASACVQMPSLEAIDLLEQATGLPVTSAAVCTTYEMMKKLGIEAKAPIGGTLLSGRF